The Hymenobacter sp. YIM 151858-1 genome contains the following window.
TGGCCGCCGTTAAGGAAATTGGTCGGAACCTGCAGCAGATTCGTCTGAATCAGGACATCTCCCAGCAGGAACTGGCTGTCCAAACCGGTCTGAGCCGGTTGACTATTAGCCAGGTTGAGAATGGACGCCCGGCGTCTACCCTGACCCTGGTGCAGCTGTTGCGGGCATTGGGGCGGCTTGATGTGCTGGAGGTGCTGGAAGAGTCCGCCACCATCAGCCCTTTGCAGGCGGCACGGCTGGCGCGCCAACAGCGGCAACGGGCCAGCCGCCGAGGGGAAGACACTTCAGCATCCGGTTTATGACCCCTGATATAACTGCCACTGTTTCCATTTGGGGCCAGCGAGTCGGCGCGGTGCTCTGGGACGCCCGACGTCGCGTTGGCGTCTTCGAATACGAGCCCGCCTTTGCCCGCACGGGAGTGGAGCTGGCCCCGTTGACGATGCCCCTTCCGCAACGGCGCCAGAAGGGGATTTTTATCTTCCCAACCCTGAACCGGGATACCTATCAGGGCCTGCCAGGTTTGCTCGCCGACAGCCTACCTGACCGGTACGGGCGCCAGTTGATTGATGCTTGGCTGGCGTCCAAAGGACGAGACGCCGCTTCCTTTACTCCGGTTGAGCATTTGTGCTACCTCGGCCACCGGGGGATGGGCGCCCTGGTGTATGAACCGGCTTTGCAGCCGGCGCTGGAAAAGGGAATGTCACTGGAAGTAGGCGAGCTCGTTAAGTTTGCCCGTCAGGTACTAACGAACCGGGAGGGGCTGCACACATCGTTGGCCACCAACGCCGCCGAGGGGCTGGCCGAAATCATCAGCGTGGGCACTTCCGCCGGCGGTGCCCGGGCCAAGGCCGTGATTGCCTACAACGCCGGCACCCAGGAAGTCCGCTCCGGGCAAGTGGATGCTCCGGACGGCTTTGAGCACTGGTTGCTCAAGCTCGACGGGGTAACGAACGCCAGCCTGGGTGACCCGGCCGGCTACGGGCGCATTGAGTACGCCTACTACCTGATGGCGCAACAGGCGGGCCTGCACATGACTCCGTGTCGGTTGCTGGAAGAAAACGGCCGGGCGCACTTTATGACGCGGCGCTTCGACCGGGTGGATGGCAGCAAGCGCCTGCACATGCAGACGCTTTGCGGACTGGCTCACTTTGATTACAACCAGCCCGGAGCGTACACCTACGAGCAGGCATTTCAGGTCATCCTGAAGCTACGGCTGCCGCACCCGGCCGTGGAGGAGCTCTACCGGCGCATGGTATTCAATGTGGTGGCCCGCAATCAAGACGACCATACCAAAAACA
Protein-coding sequences here:
- a CDS encoding type II toxin-antitoxin system HipA family toxin; translated protein: MTPDITATVSIWGQRVGAVLWDARRRVGVFEYEPAFARTGVELAPLTMPLPQRRQKGIFIFPTLNRDTYQGLPGLLADSLPDRYGRQLIDAWLASKGRDAASFTPVEHLCYLGHRGMGALVYEPALQPALEKGMSLEVGELVKFARQVLTNREGLHTSLATNAAEGLAEIISVGTSAGGARAKAVIAYNAGTQEVRSGQVDAPDGFEHWLLKLDGVTNASLGDPAGYGRIEYAYYLMAQQAGLHMTPCRLLEENGRAHFMTRRFDRVDGSKRLHMQTLCGLAHFDYNQPGAYTYEQAFQVILKLRLPHPAVEELYRRMVFNVVARNQDDHTKNISFLMNPEGKWSLSPAYDVTHSYNPTGEWSSQHQMSIAGKVDDFTEDDFLQLAKNVLVKKPREIIQQVVEAVANWPKFAAEAGVPEKQQQAIAKTHRLQLFRGTLLEK
- a CDS encoding helix-turn-helix domain-containing protein gives rise to the protein MDWYALSDLAAVKEIGRNLQQIRLNQDISQQELAVQTGLSRLTISQVENGRPASTLTLVQLLRALGRLDVLEVLEESATISPLQAARLARQQRQRASRRGEDTSASGL